The Nitrospirales bacterium genome includes a window with the following:
- a CDS encoding MOSC domain-containing protein, whose amino-acid sequence MTNHDGTYVYQINISNGGVPKCAVEKAYVSINGLEGDRQKNRKIHGGTDRALCLYSLERLDDLRAEGHDIQPGSSGENLTIAGLDWSVLRPGDHMRIGPCLQIAITGYAEPCRHNARWFRDNNYKRISQKMHPGWSRLYAQVLTEGTVHHGDSVCVNTRNQ is encoded by the coding sequence ATGACCAATCACGACGGAACCTATGTCTATCAAATTAATATCTCGAATGGAGGGGTACCGAAGTGTGCGGTGGAAAAGGCCTACGTTTCCATCAATGGCCTGGAGGGGGACCGGCAAAAGAATCGAAAGATCCACGGAGGAACCGATCGCGCGCTTTGCCTGTACTCCCTCGAAAGGCTTGACGACCTTCGTGCGGAAGGTCACGACATTCAACCCGGGTCATCCGGGGAGAATCTGACGATTGCCGGTCTTGATTGGTCAGTACTCCGGCCCGGAGACCACATGCGCATCGGGCCATGCCTTCAGATTGCCATTACCGGCTATGCCGAACCCTGTCGCCATAACGCCCGCTGGTTCAGGGACAACAATTACAAACGGATTTCCCAGAAAATGCACCCTGGCTGGAGCCGGCTCTACGCCCAGGTGCTGACTGAAGGAACAGTCCATCACGGCGATTCAGTATGTGTGAACACCAGGAATCAATAA
- a CDS encoding alpha/beta hydrolase produces the protein MFQPSEWTERSWRQLSGLPLEDIWLSVSSETRVFGWFVNAGPGRPVILWCHGNAGNISHRLMNIAEFYRRGVSVMIFDYRGYGKSSGTPSENGLYQDALAAYDFLINQRAIAPERLIVFGRSLGTSIAAEVTRQRSAAGLILEGAFPSIQSMADHHYLGLPASWFVDSTFNLEEKLSHISLPVLVIHGEHDTIVPLKFGEQVFQTARGPKIWYPVKGAGHNDVPSVGGQAYYARLLSFIQKVVP, from the coding sequence GTGTTTCAACCGTCCGAATGGACGGAACGGAGCTGGAGGCAATTAAGCGGACTGCCTCTTGAAGACATCTGGCTGTCAGTGAGCTCAGAGACACGTGTCTTCGGGTGGTTCGTGAATGCCGGGCCTGGGCGACCAGTGATTCTCTGGTGTCATGGCAATGCCGGGAATATCAGTCATCGTCTGATGAACATCGCCGAGTTTTATCGACGCGGCGTCTCGGTCATGATTTTTGATTACCGGGGGTACGGCAAAAGTTCAGGCACGCCATCGGAAAATGGACTCTATCAGGATGCCTTGGCCGCCTATGACTTTTTGATCAACCAGAGGGCAATCGCTCCCGAACGACTCATCGTCTTCGGACGTTCGCTCGGCACCTCCATCGCTGCGGAAGTGACACGCCAGCGTTCAGCGGCGGGACTCATTTTAGAAGGGGCTTTTCCCTCCATTCAATCGATGGCAGACCACCATTATTTGGGCTTACCGGCAAGTTGGTTCGTTGATTCGACGTTCAACCTCGAGGAAAAGCTTTCCCACATTTCCCTGCCGGTCTTGGTCATTCATGGAGAACACGACACCATTGTTCCTTTAAAATTTGGAGAACAAGTGTTCCAAACCGCTCGAGGGCCAAAGATCTGGTATCCCGTAAAGGGGGCGGGACATAACGATGTTCCATCGGTAGGCGGACAAGCCTACTATGCACGACTGCTGAGCTTTATTCAGAAAGTCGTACCCTAA
- a CDS encoding symmetrical bis(5'-nucleosyl)-tetraphosphatase, producing MAIYAIGDVQGCFRALRKLVKRIKFDPTTDRLWFVGDLVNRGPDSLEVLRYIKDLGSAAVTVLGNHDIHLLAVWAGVARLHRKDTVGPVLSAPDCDELLTWLRHRPLVYREHDYVMLHAGLLPQWTIAQAEKLAREVEEALRGEAFVDMLPFIYFRGSQASWSTDLGHQDRLSLATNVMTRIRVCTPEGEPDFSFKGRPNDAPQGLVPWFAVPGRATARDTIIFGHWSALGLFVKKTLIGLDAGCVWGQELIALRLDDRKVFRASCSG from the coding sequence ATGGCAATCTACGCAATCGGCGATGTCCAAGGCTGTTTTCGGGCGTTACGCAAATTAGTTAAACGCATAAAATTTGATCCTACCACTGATCGGCTCTGGTTTGTCGGAGATTTGGTCAATCGTGGACCGGATTCTCTGGAAGTTCTGCGATACATTAAAGATCTCGGGTCGGCCGCCGTCACCGTGCTTGGAAATCATGATATCCACCTCCTTGCGGTTTGGGCTGGGGTGGCCCGATTGCATCGCAAGGATACTGTAGGCCCGGTATTGTCCGCTCCAGACTGCGATGAATTGCTGACATGGTTGCGCCATCGTCCGTTGGTATACCGTGAGCATGACTATGTGATGTTGCATGCTGGATTGCTCCCCCAATGGACGATCGCGCAGGCAGAAAAGCTGGCACGAGAAGTCGAAGAAGCATTGCGGGGCGAAGCATTCGTGGACATGCTGCCCTTCATTTATTTTCGGGGTTCGCAGGCGTCATGGTCAACAGACTTGGGGCATCAGGATCGACTCAGTTTAGCCACGAATGTCATGACCCGGATTCGAGTCTGCACTCCGGAAGGAGAGCCGGACTTTTCTTTTAAAGGCCGTCCGAACGATGCCCCTCAAGGGTTAGTCCCATGGTTTGCTGTGCCTGGCCGAGCGACGGCTCGGGACACGATTATTTTTGGACATTGGTCGGCTCTAGGGCTGTTCGTGAAAAAAACGCTCATCGGGCTGGATGCCGGCTGCGTATGGGGCCAAGAGCTGATAGCTCTTCGGCTTGACGATCGAAAAGTTTTCCGCGCCTCTTGTTCCGGGTAG